In Corynebacterium matruchotii, a single genomic region encodes these proteins:
- the brnQ gene encoding branched-chain amino acid transport system II carrier protein, translated as MSKRALFAIALMLFSMFFGAGNLIFPPMLGANAGDNFVPAVTGFLISGVALPVLAIIAIALSGQDIRALAARAGTVFTIVFSIAIYLSIGTFFGIPRTGAVSFSTAVSPVTGWESTPASVGFNLVFFAVATWLALNPSGLVDRLGKVLTPALLTLLAVLIVLSLFQLHNPGAAPTEEYAASPFPAGLMEGYFTMDSLAALAFGILVISAIKEQKIANPLPGTTMAALGAGALLGTIYLGLAIMGSRIPEGQSYKDGATLLSHASLQVLGFPGQVVLGGVVLLACLTTAVGLLAATSEFFNYLVPKISYRTWLITFAAVSFGIASGGLETVISIATPIIVFIYPVAMTVIIVTLIGAVVKPILPLYWGFAIPAWGVFLWSVVDKIVTWQSGAPIELPLFNADFTWLAPTLAGLAVGASIDFFRKEDCQRRIAQTNEKIRTWNSIKIIRETDPV; from the coding sequence ATGTCCAAACGAGCGCTGTTTGCTATTGCGCTTATGTTGTTTTCCATGTTTTTTGGTGCGGGGAATCTGATTTTCCCACCAATGTTGGGGGCTAATGCGGGTGATAATTTTGTGCCCGCGGTAACGGGGTTTCTCATCAGTGGGGTGGCGTTGCCGGTGTTGGCGATTATTGCTATTGCGTTGTCGGGGCAGGATATTCGGGCGTTGGCGGCCCGGGCGGGCACGGTGTTTACCATCGTGTTTTCTATAGCGATTTATTTGTCGATCGGCACGTTTTTCGGGATTCCCCGGACGGGGGCGGTGAGTTTTTCCACGGCGGTTTCCCCAGTCACCGGGTGGGAGAGCACGCCGGCGTCGGTCGGGTTTAACCTGGTGTTTTTCGCGGTGGCGACCTGGTTGGCATTGAACCCGTCGGGGCTGGTGGATCGGCTGGGGAAGGTGCTCACCCCGGCGTTGCTGACGCTGCTGGCGGTGTTGATTGTGTTGTCACTGTTCCAGCTGCATAATCCGGGTGCTGCCCCCACCGAGGAGTATGCCGCGTCGCCGTTTCCGGCGGGGCTGATGGAGGGCTATTTCACCATGGATTCGCTGGCGGCGTTGGCGTTTGGCATTTTGGTGATTTCGGCGATTAAGGAGCAGAAGATCGCTAACCCGCTGCCCGGCACCACCATGGCGGCGTTGGGGGCGGGCGCGCTGTTGGGCACTATTTATTTGGGGTTGGCCATCATGGGGTCGCGGATTCCCGAGGGGCAGTCGTATAAGGATGGGGCAACATTATTGTCGCACGCATCGTTGCAGGTGTTGGGGTTCCCGGGCCAGGTGGTGTTGGGGGGTGTGGTGCTATTGGCATGCTTGACGACGGCGGTGGGGCTGCTCGCGGCAACCAGCGAGTTTTTCAACTATTTGGTGCCGAAAATCTCGTATCGGACCTGGCTAATAACGTTTGCGGCGGTGTCGTTTGGGATTGCCAGCGGCGGCCTGGAGACGGTGATTAGCATCGCCACCCCCATCATTGTGTTTATTTACCCGGTGGCGATGACGGTGATCATTGTGACGCTCATCGGGGCGGTGGTGAAGCCGATACTGCCGCTGTATTGGGGGTTTGCGATCCCCGCGTGGGGCGTGTTCTTGTGGTCGGTGGTGGACAAGATTGTGACGTGGCAGTCGGGGGCACCGATTGAGCTGCCGTTGTTTAATGCGGATTTCACGTGGCTGGCCCCGACCCTTGCGGGCCTGGCAGTTGGGGCAAGCATTGATTTCTTCCGTAAGGAGGATTGTCAGCGGCGGATTGCGCAGACGAATGAGAAGATTCGGACGTGGAACAGCATTAAGATCATTCGGGAAACGGATCCGGTTTAA
- a CDS encoding MalY/PatB family protein, producing MRFPSYDQLQARNTMKWTRYGADVLPLWVAESDFATCPAVVDAVQAAVSAESFGYPAENQSGLAEATADFYRDRYGFTARPEWVHPVADVVRALLISIEHFTTPGSKVIVPVPAYPPFFQLLQATGREGIFVESFDLGELRKAFEQGAGCLLLCNPYNPLGFVFEREELVGITDLAAEFGARVLVDEIHAPLVYDGRQHVVAAGVSETAARVCITATATSKAWNTAGLKCAQIIFSNADDERVWQGLTNATKDGASILGLVAAEAAYRSGREFLDAEVEYLQANRDFLVAELPNALPGVKLRVPEATYLLWLDLSETDIPGNKATYLLEHARVAVNDGAWFGEIGTDCVRLNFATSREILHQALTRIASMRK from the coding sequence ATGCGTTTTCCTTCTTACGATCAATTGCAGGCCCGAAACACTATGAAGTGGACCCGTTATGGGGCTGATGTTCTTCCGTTGTGGGTGGCGGAGAGTGATTTTGCCACCTGCCCGGCGGTGGTGGATGCGGTTCAGGCGGCGGTGTCGGCGGAGTCGTTCGGGTATCCAGCGGAGAACCAGTCCGGGTTGGCCGAGGCGACGGCGGATTTTTACCGGGACCGGTATGGGTTTACGGCCCGGCCGGAATGGGTGCATCCGGTCGCGGATGTGGTGCGGGCGCTGTTGATTTCCATTGAGCACTTTACGACGCCGGGTTCGAAGGTGATTGTGCCGGTGCCGGCCTATCCCCCGTTTTTCCAGCTGCTTCAGGCCACCGGCCGGGAGGGGATTTTTGTTGAGTCGTTTGATTTAGGGGAGCTGCGGAAAGCGTTTGAGCAGGGTGCCGGGTGTTTGTTGTTGTGTAACCCTTATAATCCGTTGGGGTTTGTGTTTGAGCGGGAGGAATTGGTGGGGATCACCGATTTGGCGGCCGAGTTTGGGGCACGGGTGTTGGTGGATGAGATTCATGCCCCGTTGGTGTATGACGGCCGGCAGCATGTGGTGGCTGCTGGGGTGAGCGAGACCGCGGCCCGGGTGTGTATTACGGCGACGGCGACGTCGAAGGCGTGGAACACTGCGGGGCTCAAGTGTGCGCAGATTATTTTCAGCAATGCGGACGATGAGCGGGTGTGGCAGGGGCTAACGAACGCTACGAAGGATGGGGCGTCGATTCTGGGGTTGGTGGCTGCGGAGGCCGCATACCGGTCGGGCCGGGAGTTCCTGGATGCTGAAGTGGAGTATTTGCAGGCGAATCGGGATTTTTTGGTGGCAGAGTTGCCGAATGCGCTGCCGGGGGTGAAGCTGCGGGTGCCGGAGGCAACGTATTTGCTATGGCTGGATTTGTCAGAAACGGATATTCCAGGGAATAAGGCCACGTATTTGTTGGAGCATGCGAGGGTTGCGGTGAATGATGGTGCCTGGTTTGGGGAGATCGGTACCGATTGTGTCCGACTGAATTTCGCCACGTCGCGGGAAATTCTGCATCAGGCGCTGACCCGTATAGCATCTATGAGGAAGTAA